The nucleotide window attttcttaatatcagtattatgtgaaatgggttatagtttgattgtttgggtttgtgttaaattcgttttggctttaatttatttgggttaggttttgttgaatattcatgctcattcatctgggtttgtaccaattgcatttagattggtctggatatgtgaatcttgaaacttggGAATTTCTATTTGATGTAGTAGATCTGTATAGTGTGATTCTGATGTGTTCCTCTTATTTTACAGtcgtattgctgttatattgccattatattgcctatatattgctgttatattgtggttatattgctattgtattgtatggttattgtggttatattgtgtgaatgaaatgttgttttgtcatggtcagaaatggagacaattgttattctcgtgtgctacaatggaaaatgggtcACCTCGAAGAAGATGTGCAAATACGAAGGGGGTGACTCAAAAGGCTTAATAGTTCCACGGACCATCAATTTTGCTGAACTGTTGGACCGTGTGCATCAGATTGGTAATACAAACAGCAGGGAAGATaaggtttgcttaaaattctcagttttggtggcctcgaatgagtggaagcacataaagattgaggacgatgatgatgtcaaattttttatgaagtacAATTCCGAGGTAACACCTTCAAAACTAGCTCCCTTACTCGTGAGTATAGAAGATAAAGGACTGACAAATGATGTAGTTCATAGTATGCATATCACGACAGATAGTAGTCGGATGGGTCATTCTTCAGTTGCCATTGTTGAAAGCAATGAAGTAACTTGGAATAATACAAATGTCACTGATTTGGGAGGTGAAGTAGGGACAGATTTTATGgatatgattgattttagcgaggtggaggagatgcatggtggtgataatggtactgaaagaaatgaagtgtcAGTGTACTCTGCCCCTCCTAATTTGGGGTGCTTGAACACAGCTGCCCAGTTGCCAAAAATACGTTTAGGAGGAGAATCTGAACCCACTCGTCAACATTATTGGAGTCAAATGGGTGAACAAAATCGGTATAATGCAGTCGGtgtaaatgatgaagaagcatATTTGGACAGCGGGTTTTCACGAAGCGATTGGAATCCGAAAATTACAGTTGGGCAAATTTTCTCTAGTAAGAAAGCATTGTTGACGGAGTTACGGTTGACGGCATTAAGAGGCCACTTTGAATTTAAGGTGCAATTCTCTTGCACTAAGAGGTTGCTTGTGGTTTGTTGTCAACGTCCATGCCCATGGCGGGTCCGAGCATCGAGAATTGGAGAATACAGCTTCATGATTGTGAGGTGTACAACTGTCCATGAATGTGATTTGAGGTTCGTAAGTGACAAGCATCGTCAAGCAACCGCAGCACTTGTAGCCACTTCACTTAAAAGGAAGTTGAAGGATTGTCGGACAATATACACACCAAGTGACATTATGAGAGATGTGAAACACAACTTTGGTTGCACCATCCATTATTCGAAAGCTTGGAAAGCAAGGGAGTTAGCTCTATTGTCCATTAGAGGATCAGCGGAGGAGGcatattatatccttccagctTATTGCTATGAATTGGAGCGTATGAATCCCGGCACAAAAACACACATCCGAACTGATGAGAACAATCactttgtgtatttatttatggcgGTTGGCGCATGTATTAGAGGGTTCCGTTCTTCCATGCGCCCAGTGATAGCCGTGGATGCCACTCATTTAAAATCCAAGTACAAGGGTGTTATGTTTGTAGCAAATGCGTTCGATGGTAATCGAAATATATATCCTCTTGCTTTtgggatcggggatttggAGACGGATGCATCATGGCATTGGTTTTTCACTAAACTTCATGAAGCCATTGGTGAGTGTCCCAATCTTGTTATTATTTCTGATCGCAATGTTAGCATAGAGAATGTGTGGAACAAAATTTTTCCAACTGCACAACATGGCATATGCTTTTATCATATGAAGGGGAACATGAAACGCACTTGCAAGTTGAAAAAGCGTGATCACATACTTATGCACTTTGAGAAGGCTGCGAAATCTTATTCCATTGCTGAATTTGATTGTCATTTTCGCAAGATAAAGCGAAAGGAACATGTTGCTCAATATCTTGAAGAGGCAGGGTTACATAAGTGGTCTAGAGCTCACATGGATGGACGCCGCTACAATGTAAtgacaacaaatattgcggAGTCAATCAACTCAGTCCTTAGGTTTGCAAGAATGCTGCCAGTGGTTCATTTGCTAGGGGAAATTGTTAATCTCCTTGTGAAATGGTTCACCGAACGTCGTGAGTTGGCTTTGAATTGCACAACAACATTGTGCCCcaattttggagagaagaagtTGAGGAACAGGTTGGAGGATGCTGCAAGGATGAATGTGGTTAAAGTTAATAATGCACAGTACAATGTTTTGGACGGTGATATGGACGGCCTCGTAGATTTGACGAACAACAGTTGTAGTTGTAGAAAGTTTCAGCTTGAGCAGCTACCTTGCAAGCATGTAGTTGCAGTTTGCCGCTTCTTGAAAGTAAGTGTATACACAAAGGCTTCTCGGTATTACACTCGGAAAACCTGGATGGATGCTTATTCGGATAGCATCTACCCGGTACAACCTCACGGAATGTGGGATACTCCTGAAGATGTTCGAAGTCGAGTTGTGCTGCCTCCCATGGCAAGGGTCATGCCAGGCAGACGAAAGAAGTTAAGAATTCCCTCGCAAGGAGAGGGCACCATTAGAAGAAAGTGCTCAAGGTGCGGTTCCGCAGGCCACAATAAAAGCACCTGTAAAAGCAATATTCCATTGCGCAATGTAGCTTAGACAATATGATTTGTGTTGCTTTAGTAGGTCATGTCAActctacttttatttgtgGTGGGTTTCGTGGTATGGTGAATgggaattcttttaaatttgcattaTTTGGGTTGCATTGCTACAGCATGCTGTATTGCTGacagattgctattatattgACC belongs to Prunus persica cultivar Lovell chromosome G4, Prunus_persica_NCBIv2, whole genome shotgun sequence and includes:
- the LOC109948516 gene encoding uncharacterized protein LOC109948516 translates to MGEQNRYNAVGVNDEEAYLDSGFSRSDWNPKITVGQIFSSKKALLTELRLTALRGHFEFKVQFSCTKRLLVVCCQRPCPWRVRASRIGEYSFMIVRCTTVHECDLRFVSDKHRQATAALVATSLKRKLKDCRTIYTPSDIMRDVKHNFGCTIHYSKAWKARELALLSIRGSAEEAYYILPAYCYELERMNPGTKTHIRTDENNHFVYLFMAVGACIRGFRSSMRPVIAVDATHLKSKYKGVMFVANAFDGNRNIYPLAFGIGDLETDASWHWFFTKLHEAIGECPNLVIISDRNVSIENVWNKIFPTAQHGICFYHMKGNMKRTCKLKKRDHILMHFEKAAKSYSIAEFDCHFRKIKRKEHVAQYLEEAGLHKWSRAHMDGRRYNVMTTNIAESINSVLRFARMLPVVHLLGEIVNLLVKWFTERRELALNCTTTLCPNFGEKKLRNRLEDAARMNVVKVNNAQYNVLDGDMDGLVDLTNNSCSCRKFQLEQLPCKHVVAVCRFLKVSVYTKASRYYTRKTWMDAYSDSIYPVQPHGMWDTPEDVRSRVVLPPMARVMPGRRKKLRIPSQGEGTIRRKCSRCGSAGHNKSTCKSNIPLRNVA